GCTCAACCGGTAGCGGACGGAGCCGTCCTCCAGCAGAACGCGGCAGAGGAGCCCCTGCTCGAGCAGCAACTTGACGGTCCGGAATACCGTCGCGCGCCCGACCGCGGGCAAACGCCGCGCCAGCCCGTCGATGGTGAAATGATCGTCCGACTCGGCAAGCGCCCGCAGCACGCGTCGGCGGCTCTTCGTGACGCGCTGCCCGCCCAGTCTCAACTTCTCGGCCAATTCTTTGTCGGGCTTAGTGATACCTTGTATCATTTACTCCATCTAATCACCGCCGCCTGATTCTGTCAACAGGCGCCGGGGATGTTATACTCTAATCTCGCGGAAGGGACGGTTTTCGCCGCCGCAGGAACGGCCCGCGGAGCCCGCAATGTCGAAGAGGAGACGGCTGTTCTTTCTCGCCGCTCTCGGCGCCATAGGCACCGCCTGGAGCTACTCCAAGCGTGCGCTGCAGCGCTGGGAGAACGTCGAGCTCGACGAAGTGGAGAAGCCCGGCCGCATGGCGCCCGTCGGCGGCGTCGACATGCACTACGTCGAGGCCGGCTCGGGGCCCGTTCTCCTGTTACTGCACGGCCTCGGCGCCTCCACCTTCAGCTTCCGCCGTCTGCTTCCCCTCCTCGCGCCTCACATGCGCGCCGTCGCCATCGATCTCAAGGGCTTCGGTTTCTCCGAACGCCCGCCCGACGGCGACTACTCGCTGAGCGCGCACGCCCGCGCGGTTCGCGACTTCATGGATGTGATGGGCATCGAGAAGGCTTCGGTCCTGGGGCATTCGCTGGGCGGCGCCGTCGCCATGCACGTGGCGACCGCTTTTCCGGAGCGCGTCGAGCGCCTCATACTGGTGTCGAGCGCGAGCCAGAGCGAGGTCGGCAGGGGGGTATTCGGCGCCCGCTTCCTCCGGCTTTTTCTTCCTCTCGTGGCGATGCTCACGCTCCAGAACCGGCGCTTCCGCTCGCTCTCGCTTCGCAGCGCTCTGTACGACCCCGCCTCGCTTACTGATGAGGTGATGGAAGGTTACATCCGGCCCACGCGCATTCGCGGTCACCTTCACGCCCTCGGCGAGCTCATGGTCGATCGCGCAAAAGACCCTCGCATCGACCCTTCCGCTATCCGCCAGCCAACGCTTATCATTTGGGGTAGCGGCGATCGCTGGCTTCCACCCTCGAATGGGCGGCGGCTAGAGCGGCAGATACCGGATGCGCGCATGGTCGTGGTCGACAGGGCCGGCCACCTGGTTCCCGAGGAGCAGCCGGAAGCGACCGCTGAAGCGATAATCGATTTCCTAAAGAGGTGAGAGGGGTCGGCGGCAAGATGGAGAGAAAGAAAGCGCTGAGAAACAAACCGAAACGGCGGAGGCGCCGTTCGCTCCTGCCGATCCTCATTGTGGGCGGCGCTGCGATAGCCGCCGTCCTCGCCTTCATCCTCCTGACGTCGGGTGGCGAGGGGGGAGGGGGGCCGGCGATCATCCCCACGCCAGGCTCTACTCGTGTCGCGGCGCAGACCGGCACCGTCCTGGGGGAGGAAACCGCCCCCGTTACCGTCGTCGAGTACTTCAGCTTCACGTGCCCGCACTGCGGCAATTTCGCCCTTCACACGGCGCCCCTGATCGAAAAGGACTACGTGGAGACCGGGCGCGTCAAGTTCGAGTTGCACGCGTTGGCGGCGAAAGGGCCATCCCTCGACGCCGCCGCTGGCGCGCTCTGCGCCGCCGACCAGGGACGCTACTGGGACTATCATGATGTCCTCTTTGCCAACTACGACGCCGCGGGCTCGGACGCCTATGCCGCGGACAGGCTGAAGGAGTACGCTGCGGGACTCGGGCTGGATGCCGCATCGTTCAACGCTTGTCTGGATTCGGGCCAGTACGAGACTGCGGTGCTCGACGACACGAAGCGGGTGGTGGACGTGGGAATAACGGCTACGCCCAACTTCTTCATAGGGCTGACGAAAGACATGAAGGACTCCGCTCCTCCTTTCCCCGGCGCGAGAAACATCGTCGGCGCGCAGCAATACGACGTCTTCAAGGTCGCGATTGAGGACGCGCTGGGGAAGGTGCCGTGAGTGGAGCGGACGTCGGCGCGGGGGCAAAGCAGGGGCGAGAAAGGACGCTGCGGGCAGCGACCGATTGGTGGGGGCCGCCGGGCGTTATCGCAGCGCTTTCCCTGATCGGGATCGGCGTCGCCGGCTACCTCACGTACACCCACTGGCTCGAGGAATCTGTGGCGTGCGCCGGCTACAGCGGCTGCGACGCGGTTGCCGAGAGCGAGTACGCGCGTGTCTCCGGCGTGCCCGTGGCCTTCCTCGGTGTGCTGGGGTATGCGGCGATCATGCTGACGACCCTGGTGTGGCTGCGCGTGGGCGACCGCTTCGGGGAGACGCCGCCGCTCCTGGTCTGGGGCATGGCGCTGGCGGGGACCACCTACTCCGCCTACCTCACGTATCTGGAGTTTTTCGTTATCGAGGCGGTCTGCATCTGGTGCCTCGCCTCGGCCGCTGTAATGGTCGGCATCCTGCTCGTGGCGACGGTTGCGGTGGTGAGGGCCCGCCGCCAGCTCTGAAGCTCACGATGTCCCGCGCAGGCCCAGCTCGTCAGCGACCCCTTTCAGCGCCTGGATGACCTCGCCGATGTGCTCCTCGAGCGGTACCCCCAGGGCTTCCGCGCCCTTCACGATGTCGTCGCGGTTGACGGCGCGCGCGAACGCCTTGTCCTTCATCTTCTTGCGCACTGACTTCGGTTCGACGTCGAGCACACTTTTGTTGGGCCGGACAAGCGCCACGGCGATGACGAAGCCCGTGAGTTCGTCGACCGCGTAGAGCGTCTTCTTCATCAGCGTGTCGCGGGGGAGGCCGAGGTGGTCGGCGTGGCTGAGGACGCCGTCGATGATCTCTTCCGACACGCCCCGCTGGCGCAGTATCGTCGCCCCTTCCTGCGGGTGCTTATCGAGGGTGGGGTGTATCTCGTAGTCGAAGTCGTGCAGGAGGCCGACGACGCGCCACTTCTCCTCGTCCTCGCCGAACTTTCGGGCGTAGTGTCCCATCGCCGCCTCCACGGCGAGGGCGTGCTTGAGCAGGCTCTCGTTCTTGGTGAACTCGGTTAGCAGTTGCCAGGCGTCTTCTCGCGTCATCGCTTTCTCCCTCTTCGATAGCCGGTCGCGCCATTGTAGGAAGAGGCGCGCGCTGCGGTCAAATCGATCGACTTCCTTTCCCCGGCAAGGTCGGGACTTGTGCTCGACCCGCGCCCGGCGCGCTCTCGCGGCGTCGGCGTTGGTCGCCGAAACATTAGCGTGGTTCTTCCCACCCTCCCACCCACAAGCGTTCTTGGGAACTCCAGGGGGGCACCCCCTGGAACCCCCGTCAGAGGGGGCCAGCCCCCTCTGAACTCCCCCGGGAACCGGGGCAATCCTGCCGTGGCTTGACGAACACACGTTCGTTTGCTACCATGAGGGCGAAGCGCATGGACACGCCGGAAAAGCTGCAGCTCCTCGGCAGCGGCTCGTTCGTCATCGGCGACCGCGACGCTTGCGGCGCCCTCCGCGTCCCGCCCGAACGCGTGCAGGCGCGCGCCATCCCCGGCATTTATCGCGCCGCCGTACCCGGAAAGGGGCGCATCGCCCTCCTGCGCGTCCTCATGACCAACGTCTGTCAGTTCGACTGCCGCTACTGCGCCATCAACTGCCACCGCGACCTCGAACGCGGCGCCTTCCAGCCCGAGGAGCTTGCCCGCCTGTTCATGGACCTCTACCGGCAACGCCGTGTCGAGGGGCTTTTCCTCACGTCCGGCGTCGGCGGCGACCCCGAGAAGGTGCAGGCGCGCATGCTCGACGCCGTGTCCATCCTGCGCCGGAAGGAGGGATTCCGCGGCTACGTCCACCTCAAGATCATGCCCGGCGTCCGCCCCGAGTACATCGAGTGGGCCGCCGGTCTCGCCGACCGGCTGTCGATCAACCTGGAGGCGCCTTCCCGCGAGCGGCTCGCCCTCATCGCGCCCCGGAAAGCGGCCGCTTCCGACGCCCTGGCGGCGATGGAGGCGGTGCGCCTCATCAAGGACCGGACACCCTCGCTCCTCACGGGCGGCCAAACGACGCAGCTCGTCGTCGGCGCGGCGGGCGAGTCCGACCGTGAGATACTGGAGCGCTCGAACCACCTGTACGGCCACATGAAGCTGCGCCGCGTCTACTACAGCGGCTACCATCCCGTCTGCGGCGAGGAGCTTGCGCCGCCGGCACCGCCCGCGCGCGAGCACCGCCTCTATCAGGCCGACTGGCTGCTGCGTCAGTACCCGATACCCTTCGACGAGATGCTGTTCGACGATCACGGCAACCTGCCGCTGGGCGCCGACCCGAAGCTCGTCTGGGCGATGCGCCACCCGGAGCGCTTCCCGGTCGAGGTGAACCGCGCGTCCTACCGCGAGCTGTTGCAGGTGCCGGGGATCGGGCCGCTGGGCGCGAAGCGTATCGTCGAGCTGCGACGGGGGCGGGCGTTCCGCGAGCCGTCGGAGCTGCAGGCGATAGGGGTTGTGACGAAGCGGGCGCGACACTTCCTGCTGCTGGACGGTCGCTACTTTGGCGGCCGCGACGTTATGCACACGCAGCTCCGCCTCCTCGACGAAATCGATCGACCTGAAGCGGTCGCGGTTCCCACAATGTAGGGGAGGCTTCAGCCCTCGACATCCGAACGCACACAAGTCTCGTCCTCTGGCGGCGCGTGGTACCATGAG
This portion of the Dehalococcoidia bacterium genome encodes:
- a CDS encoding Fur family transcriptional regulator, which gives rise to MAEKLRLGGQRVTKSRRRVLRALAESDDHFTIDGLARRLPAVGRATVFRTVKLLLEQGLLCRVLLEDGSVRYRLSRREAHHHHLICVECGDVQDFVECDLGPLSLELSRRTDYEINGHRLEMYGRCPACQAAEGAAPGSDG
- a CDS encoding alpha/beta fold hydrolase, with product MSKRRRLFFLAALGAIGTAWSYSKRALQRWENVELDEVEKPGRMAPVGGVDMHYVEAGSGPVLLLLHGLGASTFSFRRLLPLLAPHMRAVAIDLKGFGFSERPPDGDYSLSAHARAVRDFMDVMGIEKASVLGHSLGGAVAMHVATAFPERVERLILVSSASQSEVGRGVFGARFLRLFLPLVAMLTLQNRRFRSLSLRSALYDPASLTDEVMEGYIRPTRIRGHLHALGELMVDRAKDPRIDPSAIRQPTLIIWGSGDRWLPPSNGRRLERQIPDARMVVVDRAGHLVPEEQPEATAEAIIDFLKR
- a CDS encoding thioredoxin domain-containing protein, which codes for MERKKALRNKPKRRRRRSLLPILIVGGAAIAAVLAFILLTSGGEGGGGPAIIPTPGSTRVAAQTGTVLGEETAPVTVVEYFSFTCPHCGNFALHTAPLIEKDYVETGRVKFELHALAAKGPSLDAAAGALCAADQGRYWDYHDVLFANYDAAGSDAYAADRLKEYAAGLGLDAASFNACLDSGQYETAVLDDTKRVVDVGITATPNFFIGLTKDMKDSAPPFPGARNIVGAQQYDVFKVAIEDALGKVP
- a CDS encoding vitamin K epoxide reductase family protein, which produces MSGADVGAGAKQGRERTLRAATDWWGPPGVIAALSLIGIGVAGYLTYTHWLEESVACAGYSGCDAVAESEYARVSGVPVAFLGVLGYAAIMLTTLVWLRVGDRFGETPPLLVWGMALAGTTYSAYLTYLEFFVIEAVCIWCLASAAVMVGILLVATVAVVRARRQL
- a CDS encoding HDIG domain-containing protein, with amino-acid sequence MTREDAWQLLTEFTKNESLLKHALAVEAAMGHYARKFGEDEEKWRVVGLLHDFDYEIHPTLDKHPQEGATILRQRGVSEEIIDGVLSHADHLGLPRDTLMKKTLYAVDELTGFVIAVALVRPNKSVLDVEPKSVRKKMKDKAFARAVNRDDIVKGAEALGVPLEEHIGEVIQALKGVADELGLRGTS
- a CDS encoding radical SAM protein translates to MDTPEKLQLLGSGSFVIGDRDACGALRVPPERVQARAIPGIYRAAVPGKGRIALLRVLMTNVCQFDCRYCAINCHRDLERGAFQPEELARLFMDLYRQRRVEGLFLTSGVGGDPEKVQARMLDAVSILRRKEGFRGYVHLKIMPGVRPEYIEWAAGLADRLSINLEAPSRERLALIAPRKAAASDALAAMEAVRLIKDRTPSLLTGGQTTQLVVGAAGESDREILERSNHLYGHMKLRRVYYSGYHPVCGEELAPPAPPAREHRLYQADWLLRQYPIPFDEMLFDDHGNLPLGADPKLVWAMRHPERFPVEVNRASYRELLQVPGIGPLGAKRIVELRRGRAFREPSELQAIGVVTKRARHFLLLDGRYFGGRDVMHTQLRLLDEIDRPEAVAVPTM